One window of the Rhipicephalus sanguineus isolate Rsan-2018 chromosome 4, BIME_Rsan_1.4, whole genome shotgun sequence genome contains the following:
- the LOC119388672 gene encoding uncharacterized protein LOC119388672 translates to MPSYWSASAYLKRLFAAKFSKQKKNLVLCECCSRTPAQLKEAAPLPPPCAATVQPPRTAAVQPPRTAAVQPPDTAAVQSPHTPAVQRPRTTTVTRGSPEVFRQQRVVPASVREDNEQLPGQIVNYVPTDGEVQLGRGIAVYEGVYSRLMSTKSETRFVREAAVAIFSTAGLVGRSVTGAASNRTKGEAKPPLDKEKYTVLSDFFNHFLKNTVPIGEVNQKMKVLNKSLANKINDLMKSKD, encoded by the exons ATGCCAAGCTATTGGAGCGCATCAGCATACTTGAAAAGGCTCTTTGCAGCAAAATTTTCCAAACAG aaaaaaaaccTCGTGCTCTGCGAGTGCTGCAGCCGCACGCCAGCACAACTAAAAGAAGCTGCGCCTTTGCCACCACCGTGCGCTGCTACCGTGCAGCCACCACGCACCGCTGCCGTGCAGCCACCACGCACCGCCGCCGTGCAGCCACCAGACACTGCTGCCGTGCAGTCGCCACATACCCCCGCCGTGCAGCGACCACGAACCACCACTGTGACCAGGGGCAGCCCTGAAGTTTTTCGTCAGCAACGAGTGGTCCCCGCAAGTGTGAGGGAGGACAATGAACAGCTGCCAGGGCAAATTGTCAATTATGTGCCCACTGACGGAGAG GTGCAGCTGGGCAGAGGAATTGCCGTATATGAGGGCGTTTACAGCCGTCTCATGAGCACAAAAAGTGAGACTCGGTTTGTGCGTGAGGCAGCTGTAGCCATTTTTTCAACAGCAGGCCTAGTCGGGCGCTCCGTCACTGGCGCAGCCTCCAACCGTACTAAAGGGGAGGCAAAACCTCCCTTGGACAAAGAAAAGTACACTGTGCTTTCTG ATTTCTTCAATCATTTTTTGAAGAACACGGTGCCGATTGGAGAGGTAAACCAAAAGATGAAAGTCCTCAACAAGTCGCTCGCGAACAAAATTAACGACCTCATGAAGTCTAAAGATTAG